In Cryptomeria japonica chromosome 10, Sugi_1.0, whole genome shotgun sequence, a genomic segment contains:
- the LOC131076114 gene encoding protein DMR6-LIKE OXYGENASE 2 has translation MENVNSLQEFMGVKAMAEKGLDRVPHRFIRSLEERPKVSQDIVYEENENMPVIDLQEQVHDSPSCLSANLVEAIGRACHEWGCFQVVNHGTAPSSMDEMIEAAREFFELPEEQKTRYSSLDTMSSFRYASSFNLQKDKVLSWRDFIRYSCHPLEDVISLWPSSPPTFRKASVNFCTQIHRVLRKLCAAISQSLGLPENYIEQEFTDYSQIMVCNYYPKCPEPESTLGVGSHTDPGWITALMQDDVIGLQVLHRDRWVTVKPLPHALVVNVGDVLQILSNGLYKSVEHRATVNGSVERISVVTTYGPSLNTIIRPAPELLLKGCQPAYGQIVYKEYMEKILSGSLEDKRKFN, from the exons ATGGAGAATGTGAATTCTCTACAGGAGTTTATGGGAGTGAAAGCCATGGCAGAAAAAGGGTTGGATCGAGTTCCTCATCGTTTTATCAGGTCCCTTGAAGAGCGTCCAAAAGTCTCTCAGGATATTGTATATGAAGAGAACGAGAATATGCCAGTTATTGATCTGCAGGAACAAGTACACGATAGTCCTTCTTGTCTTTCTGCCAATCTTGTGGAGGCCATCGGTCGAGCTTGCCATGAGTGGGGGTGCTTTCAG GTGGTGAATCATGGCACTGCTCCATCGTCAATGGATGAAATGATTGAGGCAGCTCGAGAGTTCTTTGAGTTACCAGAGGAACAGAAAACGAGGTACTCTAGTTTGGACACAATGTCAAGTTTTCGCTATGCATCGAGCTTCAACTTGCAGAAGGACAAAGTACTAAGCTGGAGAGATTTCATCCGTTACTCCTGTCATCCGCTAGAGGATGTCATTTCTCTGTGGCCTAGCTCTCCGCCTACCTTTAG AAAAGCGAGTGTAAATTTCTGCACCCAAATTCATAGGGTGTTAAGAAAGCTTTGTGCTGCAATTTCACAGAGCCTAGGGCTCCCAGAAAACTACATTGAACAAGAATTTACAGACTACTCACAGATTATGGTGTGCaactactatccaaaatgtccAGAGCCTGAGTCTACTCTTGGTGTAGGGAGTCACACAGACCCAGGTTGGATAACAGCATTGATGCAGGATGATGTCATAGGACTACAGGTCCTCCATCGAGATCGCTGGGTTACAGTCAAGCCTCTTCCCCATGCTCTTGTTGTCAACGTAGGCGATGTACTGCAG ATACTAAGCAATGGGCTATACAAGAGCGTAGAGCACAGGGCGACTGTTAATGGAAGTGTGGAAAGGATATCTGTGGTGACAACATATGGTCCATCTCTGAACACCATTATCAGGCCTGCTCCTGAACTACTGCTGAAGGGTTGTCAGCCTGCTTATGGCCAAATAGTTTATAAAGAATACATGGAGAAGATATTAAGCGGATCACTTGAAGACAAACGTAAGTTTAATTAA